A window from Chrysemys picta bellii isolate R12L10 chromosome 2, ASM1138683v2, whole genome shotgun sequence encodes these proteins:
- the ID4 gene encoding DNA-binding protein inhibitor ID-4, which translates to MKAVSPVRHPSRKAQAGCCGGAGGGGGGGGGGGGGQLALRCLAEHGCKGAPSGEEPASLCLQCDMNDCYSRLRKLVPTIPPNKRVSKVEILQHVIDYILDLQLALETHPALLRQQQQQPPPLHPGSCPAATPRTPLTALNTDPAGAVNKQGDSILCR; encoded by the exons ATGAAAGCGGTCAGTCCCGTCCGCCACCCCAGCAGGAAGGCACAGGCGGGCTGCTGCGGGGGCGCTGGAGGAggcggcggaggaggaggaggtggcggAGGCGGGCAGTTGGCTCTGCGCTGCCTGGCCGAACACGGCTGCAAGGGGGCCCCGTCGGGCGAGGAGCCGGCGTCGCTGTGCCTGCAGTGCGATATGAATGACTGTTACAGCCGGCTCCGGAAGCTAGTGCCCACCATCCCGCCCAATAAGCGGGTCAGCAAAGTGGAGATCCTGCAGCATGTCATCGACTACATCCTCGACCTGCAACTGGCTCTGGAGACGCACCCGGCTCTACtcaggcagcagcaacagcagccacCTCCGCTGCACCCAGGGAGCTGTCCCGCAGCCACCCCCCGGACCCCGCTTACAGCCCTCAACACCGACCCG GCTGGCGCTGTTAACAAGCAGGGGGACAGTATTCTGTGCCGCTGA